The Quercus robur chromosome 7, dhQueRobu3.1, whole genome shotgun sequence genome has a segment encoding these proteins:
- the LOC126691512 gene encoding receptor-like protein 9DC3: protein MPKIIGRLKSLKGLNFSHNNLIGYIPSLFGNLNNLEWLDLSFNKLIREIPRQLVDLLWLEVLKLSHNQLIGQIPSGKQFNTFDNDSYIENQGLCGFPLSRMCNSLEAKKPPPLTLQHEDNLEPKNGFGGLVGKLY, encoded by the coding sequence ATGCCAAAGATAATTGGGAGGCTAAAATCACTCAAGGGGCTCAACTTTTCTCACAATAACCTTATAGGTTATATTCCATCATTATTTGGAAATTTGAACAATCTTGAATGGTTAGACCTCTCTTTCAACAAGCTTATCAGGGAGATTCCTAGGCAATTGGTAGATCTATTGTGGCTTGAAGTTTTAAAGTTGTCACATAACCAACTTATAGGACAAATACCTTCAGGAAAGCAATTCAATACATTTGATAACGATTCGTACATTGAAAACCAAGGATTATGTGGATTTCCGTTGTCAAGAATGTGCAACAGCCTTGAGGCAAAGAAACCACCACCATTAACCTTACAACATGAAGACAATTTAGAGCCTAAAAATGGGTTTGGTGGGTTGGTTGGCAAGCTATATTGA
- the LOC126691513 gene encoding F-box/kelch-repeat protein At3g06240-like, giving the protein MCNGLLCLADDDILTDTNKFFVWNPCVRKFLKLPDPNITSFTLGEFTASIGFGFDPKTNDYKVVMVATILHRLHHSRSRPMVAVYSLSTGKWRMFKDHVVPTCAVRGREPQAFVNGALHWLAWKRTNDRKFHPFVLVLDLGDEIFREISLPEFPGYTRESVEALGISVSVYGNSIALFHNGYFSFERQHFNGCLNIWVMKEYGVASSWTKVLTTIDQDPGGGVPRALGFKRNGEVVLLKDVGQIILWNPESQNSKHLRITGYQYTFVGSYVESLVFLDKSTKGTWFPSSGFVELIDLLHGLNSPVDITTLRSQIASFHV; this is encoded by the exons ATGTGTAATGGCCTGCTCTGCCTTGCCGATGATGATATACTCACAGACACTAATAAATTCTTTGTGTGGAACCCTTGTGTTAGAAAGTTTCTCAAACTTCCTGATCCCAATATTACCTCCTTCACATTGGGTGAGTTCACTGCCTCTATTGGTTTTGGATTTGATCCCAAAACTAATGACTATAAAGTGGTGATGGTCGCGACCATACTGCATAGACTTCACCATAGTAGGTCTAGACCCATGGTCGCGGTTTATTCACTTTCCACTGGTAAATGGAGAATGTTTAAGGATCATGTTGTTCCCACATGTGCTGTACGTGGTCGTGAACCTCAAGCATTTGTCAATGGGGCTTTGCATTGGCTGGCTTGGAAGAGGACTAATGATCGCAAATTTCATCCTTTTGTTTTGGTGCTCGATTTGGGTGACGAGATCTTCCGTGAAATATCACTGCCAGAATTTCCAGGTTATACCCGTGAAAGTGTAGAGGCATTGGGCATTTCTGTTTCCGTGTATGGGAATTCTATCGCCTTGTTTCACAACGGATACTTTAGTTTTGAAAGGCAGCATTTTAATGGTTGTCTCAACATATGGGTGATGAAAGAGTATGGTGTGGCTTCATCATGGACAAAAGTTTTAACTACAATTGATCAAGATCCTGGAGGGGGCGTACCAAGAGCATTAGGTTTTAAGAGGAATGGTGAGGTTGTATTGCTAAAGGATGTTGGACAGATCATCTTGTGGAATCCAGAGAGCCAGAATAGTAAGCATCTTAGGATTACTGGATATCAGTATACTTTTGTTGGTTCTTATGTTGAGAGTCTAGTTTTTCTAGACAAATCCACCAAAG GAACATGGTTTCCTTCTTCTGGATTTGTTGAGCTGATTGATTTGTTACATGGTCTCAATTCTCCTGTTGATATTACTACTCTTAGAAGTCAAATTGCTAGTTTCCATGTCTAA
- the LOC126693689 gene encoding receptor-like protein 9DC1 produces MGCLGWKYQLFCLVVLLSFLFHLPSSFSSSLSSISPCSALLHFNSSLSLHRSASPSYYASRIQMCDNSYPKTASWKEDKECCSWDGVECDQTTRHVIGLDLSCSWLNGPIHSNSTLFFLPHLRTLNLAGNCFNESLISPEFGKFKTLTHLNLSYSCFSGKIPNEISHLSSLVSLDLSLNDELLIETPVWKRVIHNLTQLRELLLDWSDMSSIRPNSLMNLSSSLTTLSLHHCYLQGKLENNFLYLPSIQTLDLGFNDNLDLGSFPKHNWSSISLKFLDLSWIRFSRELLDFIGNMKSLEHLNLANCNLTGSISTSLGNLTKLTILDLSYNNFSGLLPLSLFHLPNLSSLYLDNNQLIGPLPNHESGLLNLKDLYLSSNFLNGTLPSWLFNLPSLVTLNLDGNQFIGEIGEFKSNSLEHLDLGYNKLQGFIPRSISRFVNLTYLSLTSNNFITMLELDMFSKLKNLDYLDLSNNLVSINNNVTYTLPKLSSLILSSCNISEFPIFLKIAATLQFLDLSKNRIYG; encoded by the exons ATGGGGTGTTTAGGTTGGAAGTATCAATTGTTCTGTCTTGTAGTTCTACTCTCCTTTCTCTTTCATCTTCCATCGTCTTTTTCCTCGTCCTTGTCATCAATCTCACCATGCTCTGCTTTACTCCATTTTAatagctctctttctcttcacAGATCCGCTTCTCCTTCTTATTACGCATCTAGAATTCAGATGTGTGATAATTCATATCCAAAGACAGCCTCTTGGAAGGAAGATAAGGAATGCTGTAGTTGGGATGGGGTCGAGTGTGACCAAACCACACGCCATGTTATTGGCCTCGACCTCAGTTGCAGTTGGCTCAATGGCCCCATTCATTCCAACAGTACCCTCTTCTTTCTTCCCCATCTCAGGACCTTGAATCTCGCTGGCAATTGCTTCAATGAATCCCTAATTTCGCCTGAGTTTGGCAAGTTTAAGACTTTGACTCATCTTAACCTTTCTTATTCCTGTTTTTCTGGCAAAATCCCGAACGAAATCTCTCATTTGTCTTCGCTGGTTTCACTTGATCTTTCACTCAACGATGAGCTTTTAATTGAAACACCAGTATGGAAAAGAGTCATTCATAACCTTACTCAGTTAAGGGAACTTCTTCTGGATTGGTCAGATATGTCCTCAATCAGACCTAATTCCTTGATGAATCTATCCTCCTCTTTAACAACTCTTAGTCTCCATCACTGTTACTTGCAGGGAAAACTCGAAAATAACTTCCTCTACCTTCCCAGTATACAAACCCTTGATCTAGGGTTCAATGACAATCTTGATTTGGGTTCTTTTCCAAAGCATAATTGGAGCAGTATTTCCCTAAAGTTCTTAGATCTTTCTTGGATAAGATTTTCAAGAGAATTACTTGATTTTATCGGCAATATGAAGTCCTTGGAGCATTTGAATCTCGCTAATTGCAATTTGACTGGGTCAATTTCAACATCACTTGGGAACCTTACAAAACTTACTATTTTGGATCtatcatataataattttagtg GTTTGCTGCCGTTGTCACTATTTCACTTGCCCAATCTCTCAAGTTTATACCTTGACAACAATCAACTTATTGGTCCCCTTCCTAATCACGAAAGTGGGCTTTTGAATCTAAAAGATCTCTACTTAAGTTCAAATTTCCTAAATGGGACGCTGCCATCTTGGTTGTTCAATTTACCCTCTTTGGTGACATTAAATCTTGATGGTAATCAATTCATTGGTGAGATTGGTGAATTTAAGTCCAATTCATTAGAGCATCTTGATTTGGGTTATAATAAGCTACAGGGTTTTATACCAAGGTCAATATCTAGATTTGTTAACCTTACTTATCTATCTCTCACATCAAATAACTTTATTACCATGTTAGAGTTAGATATGTTTTCAAAGCTCAAAAATCTCGACTATCTTGATTTGTCAAATAACTTAGTTAGCATCAACAATAATGTCACCTATACCCTGCCCAAACTTAGCAGTTTGATCTTGTCTTCTTGCAACATTAGTGAATTCccaatattcttaaaaatagcAGCAACATTACAATTCTTAGACCTTTCCAAGAATAGAATTTATGGTTAA
- the LOC126693684 gene encoding TMV resistance protein N-like isoform X2: protein MALLTFERASSSSSTSRWNYDVFLNFRGEDTRYGFISHLYKALCDNGFNTFIDDNLQRGEKISTELLRTIELSMISIVVLSEDYASSTWCLDELVKILECRINGQLVLPVFYKVDPSEIRKQERKFGVALAKHEEKFKDEIGKVQRWKEALSEVGSLSGWHYENSCPESKFIQEIIERISRVELNRTRLFVAKYPIGVNSRAKAIELLLDVESNDVRMVGIHGLGGIGKTTIAKAVYNRIVDHFEGSCFLEDVKEKSRTKNGIIQLQEKLLSTILRVRHLKVDSVPQGINLIMKRLRNKRVLLILDDVDKSKHIENLLEKCDWFASGSRVIITTRDKHLLTTLGKVCTTYKVEELDVDEALELFSQHAFHGNKPEEDYFELASQVIHYAKGLPLALAIIGSDLCGRTIIEWKSALDKYNKIPNEDIQEILKVSYDGLEESEKHIFLDIASFFKGMRKGYVTKILDACDLFPDYGISKLVDKCLITIDEHGLLSMHDLIQQMGREVVRRESPQILGERSRLWRHKDSYEVLTGNKGSDKIRGILFHPPEPVKVQLHTEVFKRMENLKFLIVENVDICEALNYLPNGLRFLKWPEYRYSLPSKYCPQQLVALEMSHSQIRLEKLFKQGFQFKNLKDVNLKHCEFITKLPDICTPNLETLELFSCKNLVEIHESFGFHEKLKKWSLDCCKKLKILPRNLMLKSLEQFNLRECPRLEMFPNIHPEMKDLKVLNLTGSSIRELPSSIGYLTGLERLDVYGCQNLRDLPDSIYKLQQLMELEITTTKLRTVYDSFDSFSGNGFLKMKILHLNPNVNLNRLDILMKPDYFPALESLYLSGTNIITIPESFSRFPRLKTLSILNCKQLREILGLPQSIRSVDATNCMSLDPQSSLSQIIETMGILPNRVYEGSRSDLLMDPQSSTRLSHKVLLSDYEGSGIEAEDDDCEIMEILPNRACEGLTSEDPQSSNDFASEIAGSETEDCVFIIPRAVIPKWFNHHSVGNSISFWVGRRFPNLFAICIALGPEEEAQKIEYSCSVRVDASINGCETLHFGDIGFKEHPNHLWLYSLSHQRMQEHLNYSNPSEHNHVEVQYEIYGNKPRSFYELLNHIVIKRWGVYAECICGPQKSGIPNLHLPSASHDEDYDDDDDDLSVLPLPNTRTNLGTDDLVAREYQPPLVFDDTSNWCMTWLVGPTAKFLKAFCCLEIFPERVTEALRA, encoded by the exons ATGGCTTTGCTAACCTTCGAAagagcctcttcttcttcttccacttCCCGATGGAACTATGATGTCTTCTTGAACTTTAGAGGTGAAGATACCCGCTATGGTTTTATAAGCCATTTATATAAAGCACTGTGTGACAATGGCTTTAACACCTTCATCGATGATAACCTTCAGAGAGGAGAAAAAATTTCAACTGAACTTCTCAGAACCATTGAATTGTCAATGATTTCAATTGTCGTATTGTCTGAAGACTATGCATCTTCTACTTGGTGCTTGGATGAACTAGTTAAGATTCTTGAGTGTAGGATAAATGGGCAATTGGTTTTACCGGTGTTTTACAAAGTGGATCCATCAGAAATACGTAAACAAGAGAGGAAATTTGGAGTAGCATTGGctaaacatgaagaaaaattcaaggATGAGATTGGCAAGGTGCAGAGGTGGAAGGAGGCTCTAAGTGAAGTCGGTAGTTTGTCTGGATGGCATTATGAGAATAG CTGCCCTGAATCGAAATTTATCCAGGAAATTATTGAAAGGATATCGAGAGTCGAATTAAATCGCACGCGATTATTTGTTGCTAAATACCCAATTGGAGTAAATTCTCGTGCAAAGGCCATAGAATTGCTTTTAGATGTTGAGTCAAATGATGTTCGAATGGTAGGAATTCATGGACTTGGGGGAATAGGAAAGACTACAATTGCAAAAGCTGTTTATAATAGAATTGTTGATCATTTTGAAGGAAGCTGCTTTCTAGAGGATGTCAAAGAAAAGTCAAGAACAAAGAATGGTATAATCCAACTACAAGAGAAACTTCTTTCCACAATCTTGCGGGTTAGGCATTTGAAGGTAGATAGTGTACCCCAAGGAATAAATTTGATAATGAAAAGGCTTCGCAATAAAAGGGTTCTTTtaattcttgatgatgtggataaatcaaaacatatagaaaatttGCTTGAAAAATGTGATTGGTTTGCTTCGGGAAGTAGAGTCATTATAACAACAAGAGATAAACACTTGCTAACTACTCTTGGAAAAGTTTGTACAACTTACAAGGTCGAGGAATTAGATGTTGATGAAGCTCTTGAACTCTTTAGTCAACATGCCTTCCATGGAAATAAACCTGAGGAAGATTATTTTGAACTTGCAAGCCAAGTTATACATTATGCCAAAGGACTTCCCTTAGCTCTAGCAATAATAGGTTCTGATTTGTGTGGAAGAACTATAATTGAATGGAAAAGTGCATTagataaatataacaaaattccCAATGAAGACATTCAAGAAATACTTAAAGTAAGTTATGATGGATTGGAAGAaagcgaaaaacacattttcctCGATATTGCAAGTTTCTTCAAAGGAATGAGAAAGGGTTATGTTACAAAAATTTTAGATGCTTGTGATTTATTTCCAGATTATGGTATTTCAAAACTTGTTGATAAGTGTCTTATAACTATTGATGAACATGGTTTATTGTCAATGCATGACTTGATACAACAAATGGGTAGAGAAGTTGTTCGGCGAGAATCACCACAAATTCTTGGAGAACGTAGTAGGTTATGGCGTCATAAGGATTCTTATGAAGTACTAACCGGAAATAAG GGATCGGACAAAATTCGAGGCATACTATTCCATCCGCCTGAACCGGTAAAGGTGCAACTACACACTGAAGTTTTCAAAAGGATggaaaatctcaaatttcttatagTTGAAAATGTAGATATTTGTGAAGCACTTAATTATCTTCCCAATGGGTTAAGGTTTCTTAAGTGGCCTGAATATCGTTATTCCTTGCCATCCAAATATTGTCCTCAACAACTTGTTGCTCTTGAGATGTCACATAGTCAAATTAGATTGGAGAAGCTTTTCAAGCAG gggtttcaattcaaaaatttgaaagatGTCAATCTCAAACATTGTGAATTTATTACGAAATTACCTGATATATGCACTCCAAACTTAGAGACATTGGAACTTTTTTCTTGTAAAAATTTAGTTGAGATTCATGAGTCTTTTGGATTTCATGAAAAGCTTAAAAAATGGAGCCTCGATTGTTGCAAAAAACTTAAGATTCTTCCAAGGAACTTGATGTTGAAATCTCTTGAACAATTTAATCTTCGTGAGTGCCCAAGGCTTGAGATGTTCCCTAAtattcatcctgaaatgaaagATTTAAAGGTATTAAATTTAACTGGGAGTAGTATTAGAGAGTTGCCTTCATCAATTGGGTATCTCACTGGGCTTGAGAGATTAGACGTATATGGTTGCCAAAACCTTAGGGATCTTCCAGATAGCATCTACAAATTGCAACAGCTTATGGAATTAGAGATTACTACTACCAAATTGAGAACGGTGTACGATTCTTTTGATAGCTTTTCTGGAAATGGGTTTCTGAAGATGAAAATTCTACATCTCAACCCTAATGTAAATCTAAATAGATTAGATATTTTGATGAAGCCTGATTACTTCCCTGCTTTGGAAAGTCTATATCTCAGTGGAACCAATATTATTACCATCCCCGAAAGTTTCAGCAGATTTCCTAGATTAAAGAcactttcaattttaaattgCAAGCAACTTCGTGAAATTCTAGGACTGCCACAATCAATACGTTCTGTAGATGCAACAAATTGCATGTCGTTGGATCCACAATCATCATTGAgtcag ATTATAGAAACTATGGGGATTTTACCAAATAGAGTATATGAAGGTTCAAGAAGTGACCTATTAATGGATCCACAGTCCTCAACCAGATTATCACATAAAGTTCTTCTCTCTGATTATGAGGGCTCTGGAATTGAAGCTGAGGATGATGATTGTGAAATTATGGAAATTTTACCAAATAGAGCATGTGAAGGTTTAACAAGTGAGGATCCACAGTCCTCCAATGACTTTGCATCTGAAATTGCGGGCTCTGAAACCGAAGATTGTGTTTTTATAATACCAAGAGCTGTGATTCCAAAGTGGTTCAACCATCATAGTGTTGGAAATTCCATATCATTCTGGGTTGGTCGCAGATTTCCAAATCTTTTTGCTATCTGTATTGCTCTTGGACCAGAGGAGGAGgcacaaaagattgaatattcTTGCTCTGTTAGAGTTGACGCTTCCATCAATGGTTGTGAAACACTTCACTTTGGGGATATTGGTTTTAAAGAACATCCTAATCATCTGTGGTTATATTCTCTGTCTCATCAGCGTATGCAGGAGCATTTAAATTACTCAAATCCATCTGAACATAATCATGTTGAGGTTCAATACGAAATCTATGGTAATAAACCCAGATCTTTTTATGAGCTACTTAATCATATTGTCATAAAAAGGTGGGGGGTTTATGCAGAATGCATTTGTGGCCCTCAAAAATCTGGTATTCCTAACTTGCACCTTCCGAGTGCTAGCCATGATGAggattatgatgatgatgatgatgatttgaGTGTGTTGCCACTTCCCAATACACGTACTAACCTTGGAACTGATGATTTGGTTGCAAGAGAATATCAACCTCCTCTGGTCTTTGATGACACATCTAATTGGTGCATGACTTGGCTAGTTGGGCCAACTGCCAAGTTTTTGAAGGCATTTTGCTGCCTGGAGATTTTTCCTGAAAGGGTCACTGAGGCCCTTAGAGCTTAG